From a region of the Neodiprion fabricii isolate iyNeoFabr1 chromosome 7, iyNeoFabr1.1, whole genome shotgun sequence genome:
- the LOC124185979 gene encoding putative inorganic phosphate cotransporter — translation MFAVMGCLAITVAYAMRICLSLAITQMVTTAESSSNSTTDGDTCSGTLSASSNSASSETYDWDEYTQGIILSSFYWGYIVSQVPGGIMADKFGGKYTLSAGILSSTTFTLLTPLVVNKFDSTGLIVLRILMGFGEGATFPALNVLIAEWAPPQERSKIGTMVMTGTQIGTILGTALSGILLEYSPIGWPLVFYVIGSISGFWLLNWILFFHSNPNVHPYISEAEKKYIQDKISENTRKHTQPIPWRHIATSFPVYALLVGQFGHDWGFFTMMTDLPKYMSAVLKFSISSNGLLNALPYAVMWIVSNISSIFADWLIKHDVMSITKVRKAFTTLGFVVPAIFLIAASFAGCNRVLVVVLFVIGISLMGPVYPGLVVNAVDLSPNYSGTLMAMMTAAGALAGILGPYVVGVLTPNQTVTEWRMVFWIAFIVLLVTNVGILFLQRGDVQYWNDLENNGQGSKDFEHRVKSSGCDNSQKDKATT, via the exons ATGTTCGCGGTGATGGGATGCTTGGCGATAACAGTGGCGTACGCGATGCGAATTTGCCTGTCACTTGCCATCACGCAGATGGTGACAACCGCCGAATCATCTTCGAACAGCACTACAGACGGAGATACTTGTTCGGGAACTCTTTCCGCTTCGTCGAATAGCGCCAGCAGCGAAACTTACGACTGGGACGAATACACGCAG GGAATCATTCTGTCGAGTTTCTACTGGGGTTACATAGTATCCCAAGTACCAGGAGGCATCATGGCGGATAAATTCGGAGGAAAATATACCCTGAGTGCTGGAATCCTGTCATCGACGACGTTCACCCTGCTGACACCATTGGTGGTGAATAAATTCGACTCGACGGGGTTGATAGTTCTCAGAATCCTGATGGGATTCGGAGAAGGAGCGACGTTCCCGGCGCTGAACGTGCTCATAGCGGAATGGGCGCCACCGCAGGAAAGGTCGAAGATCGGAACGATGGTGATGACGGGAACGCAAATCGGAACGATCCTGGGAACGGCACTGTCTGGAATCCTGCTCGAGTACTCGCCAATCGGATGGCCGCTGGTCTTCTACGTTATCGGAAGTATCAGCGGCTTTTGGCTGCTCAATTGGATTCTCTTCTTCCACAGCAACCCGAACGTCCATCCGTACATCAGCGAAGCCGAGAAAAAGTACATCCAGGACAAGATAAGCGAGAACACGAGGAAGCACACCCAGCCGATCCCTTGGCGTCACATAGCAACCTCCTTCCCGGTCTACGCTCTTCTCGTCGGCCAGTTCGGTCACGATTGGGGCTTCTTCACGATGATGACCGACCTTCCAAAGTACATGAGTGCCGTCCTCAAGTTCTCCATATCCTCGAACGGCCTCCTGAACGCTCTGCCCTACGCGGTAATGTGGATCGTTAGCAATATATCATCCATCTTTGCCGACTGGCTCATAAAACACGACGTGATGTCGATCACCAAAGTCCGCAAGGCGTTTACCACTCTCGGGTTCGTCGTACCGGCAATATTCCTCATCGCCGCTTCCTTTGCCGGTTGCAACCGAgtcctcgtcgtcgttctcTTCGTCATTGGTATAAGCTTAATGGGACCGGTCTACCCTGGGTTGGTGGTCAACGCCGTTGACCTCAGTCCCAACTACTCGGGCACGTTGATGGCGATGATGACCGCCGCCGGTGCCCTGGCTGGAATATTGGGGCCCTACGTGGTCGGGGTACTCACTCCCAATCAGACCGTGACCGAGTGGCGAATGGTGTTCTGGATCGCCTTTATCGTGCTCTTGGTGACAAATGTCGGTATTTTGTTCTTGCAGCGAGGTGATGTCCAATACTGGAATGACCTCGAGAACAACGGTCAAGGTAGCAAGGACTTTGAGCACAGAGTGAAGTCCAGTGGATGCGATAATAGTCAGAAGGACAAGGCTACCACGTAG
- the LOC124186377 gene encoding putative inorganic phosphate cotransporter isoform X2, translating into MFSSWTVCCGRVRQRWVFAVMGCLAITVSYANRICLSLAITQMVTTAESSSNSTTDGDTCSGTLSTSSNSASSETYDWDEYTQGIILSSFYWGYIVSQVPGGIMADKFGGKYTLSAGVLSSTTFTLLTPLVVNKFDSTGLIVLRILMGLGEGTTFPALNVLVAEWAPPQERSKIGTMVMTGTQVGTILGNALSGILLEYSPIGWPLVFYFFGGLSALWLVTWILFFHSNPDVHPYISEAEKKYIQDKISENTRKHTQPIPWRHMVTSFPLWALLIGKFGHDWGFYTMVTDLPKYMSNVLKFSITSNGLLTALPYLAMWILSNISSIPADWLIKSGKMTTTNVRKAFTTFGSVGPAIFLVAASYGECNRVLVVILFIIGVGLMGPFYPGLMVNGVDLSPNYSGTLMALMIATGSLAGIVTPYVVGVLTPNQTVTEWRMVFWITFAVFMATNVGVLFWQDGEVQYWNDLENRENDSKDVESEATAAKNLKNLRTEAVT; encoded by the exons ATGTTTTCATCTTGGACAGTCTGTT GTGGGAGAGTGCGACAACGATGGGTGTTCGCGGTGATGGGATGTCTGGCGATAACAGTGTCGTACGCGAATCGAATTTGCCTGTCACTTGCCATCACGCAGATGGTGACAACCGCCGAATCATCTTCGAACAGCACTACAGACGGAGATACTTGTTCGGGAACTCTTTCCACTTCGTCGAATAGCGCCAGCAGCGAAACTTACGACTGGGACGAATACACGCAG GGAATCATTCTGTCGAGTTTCTACTGGGGTTACATAGTATCCCAAGTACCAGGAGGCATCATGGCGGATAAATTCGGAGGAAAATACACCCTGAGTGCTGGAGTCCTGTCATCGACGACGTTTACCCTGCTGACACCATTGGTGGTGAATAAATTCGACTCGACGGGATTGATAGTCCTCAGAATCCTGATGGGACTCGGTGAAGGGACGACGTTCCCAGCGCTGAACGTGCTTGTAGCGGAATGGGCGCCACCGCAGGAAAGGTCGAAGATCGGGACGATGGTGATGACGGGAACACAAGTCGGAACGATCCTGGGAAACGCTTTGTCCGGAATCCTGCTAGAGTATTCGCCGATCGGGTGGCCGCTGGTCTTCTACTTTTTCGGAGGTCTCAGTGCCTTGTGGCTGGTGACCTGGATTCTCTTCTTCCACAGCAACCCGGACGTCCATCCTTACATCAGCGAAGCCGAGAAGAAGTACATCCAGGACAAGATAAGCGAGAACACGAGAAAGCACACCCAGCCGATCCCCTGGCGCCACATGGTGACCTCATTCCCACTCTGGGCTCTTCTCATCGGCAAGTTCGGGCACGACTGGGGCTTCTACACGATGGTGACCGACCTCCCGAAGTACATGAGCAACGTCCTAAAGTTCTCCATAACCTCGAACGGCCTTTTAACCGCTCTACCCTATCTGGCGATGTGGATCCTGAGCAATATATCCTCCATCCCGGCCGACTGGCTCATAAAAAGCGGCAAGATGACGACCACCAACGTCCGCAAGGCCTTTACCACATTTGGCTCCGTCGGACCGGCGATATTCCTCGTAGCCGCGTCCTACGGGGAGTGCAACCGCGTCCTCGTCGTAATTCTCTTCATCATTGGCGTCGGTTTGATGGGACCGTTCTACCCTGGGTTAATGGTGAACGGCGTCGACCTCAGTCCCAACTACTCGGGCACGTTAATGGCCCTCATGATCGCCACCGGCTCCCTCGCTGGAATAGTGACGCCTTACGTGGTGGGAGTGCTCACTCCCAATCAGACCGTGACTGAATGGAGAATGGTGTTCTGGATCACCTTCGCTGTATTTATGGCGACAAATGTCGGTGTCTTGTTTTGGCAGGATGGCGAGGTCCAGTACTGGAACGACCTGGAAAACCGGGAGAACGACTCCAAGGATGTTGAGAGCGAAGCGACAGCTgccaaaaacttgaaaaacctCAGGACTGAGGCTGTCACGTAG
- the LOC124186377 gene encoding putative inorganic phosphate cotransporter isoform X3, with protein MGCLAITVSYANRICLSLAITQMVTTAESSSNSTTDGDTCSGTLSTSSNSASSETYDWDEYTQGIILSSFYWGYIVSQVPGGIMADKFGGKYTLSAGVLSSTTFTLLTPLVVNKFDSTGLIVLRILMGLGEGTTFPALNVLVAEWAPPQERSKIGTMVMTGTQVGTILGNALSGILLEYSPIGWPLVFYFFGGLSALWLVTWILFFHSNPDVHPYISEAEKKYIQDKISENTRKHTQPIPWRHMVTSFPLWALLIGKFGHDWGFYTMVTDLPKYMSNVLKFSITSNGLLTALPYLAMWILSNISSIPADWLIKSGKMTTTNVRKAFTTFGSVGPAIFLVAASYGECNRVLVVILFIIGVGLMGPFYPGLMVNGVDLSPNYSGTLMALMIATGSLAGIVTPYVVGVLTPNQTVTEWRMVFWITFAVFMATNVGVLFWQDGEVQYWNDLENRENDSKDVESEATAAKNLKNLRTEAVT; from the exons ATGGGATGTCTGGCGATAACAGTGTCGTACGCGAATCGAATTTGCCTGTCACTTGCCATCACGCAGATGGTGACAACCGCCGAATCATCTTCGAACAGCACTACAGACGGAGATACTTGTTCGGGAACTCTTTCCACTTCGTCGAATAGCGCCAGCAGCGAAACTTACGACTGGGACGAATACACGCAG GGAATCATTCTGTCGAGTTTCTACTGGGGTTACATAGTATCCCAAGTACCAGGAGGCATCATGGCGGATAAATTCGGAGGAAAATACACCCTGAGTGCTGGAGTCCTGTCATCGACGACGTTTACCCTGCTGACACCATTGGTGGTGAATAAATTCGACTCGACGGGATTGATAGTCCTCAGAATCCTGATGGGACTCGGTGAAGGGACGACGTTCCCAGCGCTGAACGTGCTTGTAGCGGAATGGGCGCCACCGCAGGAAAGGTCGAAGATCGGGACGATGGTGATGACGGGAACACAAGTCGGAACGATCCTGGGAAACGCTTTGTCCGGAATCCTGCTAGAGTATTCGCCGATCGGGTGGCCGCTGGTCTTCTACTTTTTCGGAGGTCTCAGTGCCTTGTGGCTGGTGACCTGGATTCTCTTCTTCCACAGCAACCCGGACGTCCATCCTTACATCAGCGAAGCCGAGAAGAAGTACATCCAGGACAAGATAAGCGAGAACACGAGAAAGCACACCCAGCCGATCCCCTGGCGCCACATGGTGACCTCATTCCCACTCTGGGCTCTTCTCATCGGCAAGTTCGGGCACGACTGGGGCTTCTACACGATGGTGACCGACCTCCCGAAGTACATGAGCAACGTCCTAAAGTTCTCCATAACCTCGAACGGCCTTTTAACCGCTCTACCCTATCTGGCGATGTGGATCCTGAGCAATATATCCTCCATCCCGGCCGACTGGCTCATAAAAAGCGGCAAGATGACGACCACCAACGTCCGCAAGGCCTTTACCACATTTGGCTCCGTCGGACCGGCGATATTCCTCGTAGCCGCGTCCTACGGGGAGTGCAACCGCGTCCTCGTCGTAATTCTCTTCATCATTGGCGTCGGTTTGATGGGACCGTTCTACCCTGGGTTAATGGTGAACGGCGTCGACCTCAGTCCCAACTACTCGGGCACGTTAATGGCCCTCATGATCGCCACCGGCTCCCTCGCTGGAATAGTGACGCCTTACGTGGTGGGAGTGCTCACTCCCAATCAGACCGTGACTGAATGGAGAATGGTGTTCTGGATCACCTTCGCTGTATTTATGGCGACAAATGTCGGTGTCTTGTTTTGGCAGGATGGCGAGGTCCAGTACTGGAACGACCTGGAAAACCGGGAGAACGACTCCAAGGATGTTGAGAGCGAAGCGACAGCTgccaaaaacttgaaaaacctCAGGACTGAGGCTGTCACGTAG
- the LOC124186586 gene encoding putative inorganic phosphate cotransporter, translating into MVVPTGDSNSTNSDETCPASDSTTSSTDSGGSYEWDEYTQGVILSSFYWGYLFTQIPGGTLADKIGGKYVLGLGIFSTAICTLLTPVVVEAYDWKGLIVLRILMGLGEGTTVPAMGELTARWSAPGEESIIGTVVTSGTLLGGVLGSALSGVLIQNSSMGWPLVFYVFGAAGVLWFFAWVLLCYNNPDVHPFITESEKNFLRKTASGKRELVPTPWRHILTSVPIWALVASTIGHDFGHFTIMTDLPLYMSNVLNFSVQSNGFLSALAYLLMWVGSVASSWIADWFIKTRKMSVTNVRKSLATISSILPAIFIITASYVGCNNVAVVILFVLGTGFMGPYYPAMLINPMDLSPNYSGTVLAMTMTVSALTGIAAPYLVGILTPNQTLSEWRIVFWICFGFFLECNLVFVIWGDGEVQYWNDPDFRLGLDKQPVTKVQKVKNDTNSDRTVEQPST; encoded by the exons ATGGTCGTCCCTACGGGGGATTCAAACAGTACGAATTCGGACGAAACTTGTCCAGCATCCGATTCGACAACCTCGAGTACCGATAGCGGAGGCAGTTACGAATGGGACGAATATACGCAA GGAGTCATTCTGTCGAGTTTCTACTGGGGTTACTTGTTCACTCAAATTCCGGGTGGAACGCTGGCTGACAAAATTGGTGGAAAATACGTCCTTGGTCTAGGGATCTTTTCGACCGCCATATGTACTCTTCTGACACCGGTGGTGGTCGAAGCCTACGATTGGAAGGGTCTGATAGTCCTCCGTATCCTGATGGGCTTAGGGGAGGGAACGACTGTACCAGCAATGGGGGAACTCACAGCCAGATGGTCTGCGCCGGGTGAAGAGTCGATCATCGGAACGGTCGTGACGTCGGGAACCTTGCTCGGAGGCGTGCTGGGCAGCGCGCTCTCCGGAGTTCTGATCCAAAATTCATCCATGGGTTGGCCGCTGGTATTTTACGTCTTTGGAGCAGCCGGTGTGCTCTGGTTCTTTGCGTGGGTCTTGCTCTGCTACAACAATCCGGACGTTCACCCCTTCATAACCGAGTCGGAGAAGAACTTCTTGCGAAAAACGGCAAGTGGAAAAAGAGAGCTGGTACCGACACCATGGCGACACATTCTCACGTCAGTTCCAATCTGGGCTTTGGTGGCTTCGACCATCGGCCACGATTTCGGTCATTTCACCATAATGACGGACCTTCCTCTCTACATGAGCAACGTCCTCAACTTCTCTGTTCAGTCGAACGGTTTTCTATCGGCTCTTGCCTACCTCCTGATGTGGGTTGGGAGCGTTGCGTCGTCATGGATTGCCGACTGGTTCATAAAGACACGGAAAATGAGTGTCACGAACGTGAGGAAGTCATTGGCTACAATCTCCTCGATCCTGCCGGCCATTTTCATCATCACGGCTTCCTACGTTGGCTGTAATAATGTCGCAGTCGTCATTCTCTTTGTGCTCGGCACAGGTTTCATGGGTCCATATTACCCCGCAATGTTGATTAACCCGATGGACTTGAGTCCCAACTACTCTGGAACCGTCTTGGCAATGACGATGACGGTCAGCGCTCTGACAGGGATAGCCGCTCCGTATCTTGTCGGCATTCTGACGCCGAATCAGACGCTTTCCGAATGGAGAATCGTATTTTGGATCtgttttggatttttcttAGAATGTAATCTCGTCTTCGTTATCTGGGGCGACGGTGAGGTTCAGTACTGGAATGACCCTGATTTTCGACTTGGACTTGACAAACAACCGGTGACTAAAGTACAAAAAGTTAAAAACGATACAAATTCGGACAGAACGGTTGAACAGCCGTCGACTTAG
- the LOC124186558 gene encoding sialin-like, whose translation MLSSWKLCCARIPQRWVFTVMGCLAAVNAYTMRISMSLAITEMVVSAKTSNSTSSNEICPSSDSTNSGTGSGGSYEWDSYTQGIILSSFYWGYVFTQIPGGMLADKIGGKYVLGLSIFSTAIFTLLTPVVVEAFDSTGLIILRILIGLGEGVTIPAMAELVPRWSAPGEESTIATVVTSGTKLGTVLGSALSGAMIQNSSMGWPLVFYVFGAAGVLWFFAWVLLCYNNPDVHPFITESEKNYLRKTTNCKKELVPTPWRHILTSVPVWALLIATIGNGFSYFTMVTDLPLYMSNVLNFSVQSNGFLSALPSLLMWIVSVAASWVADWFIKTRKMSVTNVRKSFTAVAMVVPAIFIVTASYVGCNRDVVVVLFVLGMGFMGLGTPGIFINPIDLSPNHSGTVMGMKSTINALAGIAAPYLIGILTPNQTVSEWRVVFWICFVSFLECALVFVIWGNGEIQDWNNPDFQFRLDKQPVTKVQDVEDVARSDITAQLPSN comes from the exons ATGCTTTCGTCGTGGAAACTTTGTT GTGCGAGGATACCGCAGCGATGGGTATTCACAGTGATGGGATGTCTGGCAGCTGTAAACGCTTACACCATGCGAATATCTATGTCGTTAGCGATCACGGAGATGGTCGTATCTGCGAAAACTTCAAACAGTACGAGTTCGAACGAAATTTGTCCATCATCCGATTCGACAAACTCGGGTACCGGTAGCGGTGGCAGTTACGAATGGGATTCTTATACACAA GGAATCATTCTGTCGAGTTTCTACTGGGGTTACGTGTTCACTCAAATTCCGGGTGGAATGCTGGCTGACAAAATTGGGGGAAAGTACGTCCTGGGTTTGAGCATCTTCTCGACTGCCATATTCACACTTCTGACGCCGGTGGTGGTCGAAGCATTCGACTCTACGGGTCTCATAATCCTGCGCATCCTGATAGGCTTAGGGGAGGGAGTGACCATACCAGCCATGGCAGAGCTCGTACCCCGATGGTCCGCGCCGGGTGAAGAGTCAACCATCGCGACGGTCGTGACATCGGGAACCAAACTTGGAACCGTGCTGGGCAGCGCGCTCTCGGGAGCTATGATCCAAAATTCATCTATGGGCTGGCCGCTGGTATTTTACGTCTTCGGTGCAGCCGGTGTGCTCTGGTTCTTTGCGTGGGTCTTGCTTTGCTACAACAATCCCGACGTCCACCCCTTCATAACCGAGTCGGAGAAGAACTACTTGCGGAAAACGACAAACTGCAAAAAAGAGCTGGTACCGACACCCTGGCGACACATTCTGACCTCAGTTCCAGTCTGGGCTTTGTTGATTGCAACTATCGGTAACGGTTTCAGCTATTTCACCATGGTCACGGACCTTCCTCTCTACATGAGCAACGTCCTCAACTTCTCTGTTCAGTCGAATGGCTTTTTGTCGGCTCTTCCCTCCCTGCTTATGTGGATCGTGAGCGTTGCAGCGTCATGGGTTGCCGACTGGTTCATAAAGACACGGAAAATGAGTGTCACGAACGTGAGGAAATCTTTCACCGCCGTCGCCATGGTCGTGCCAGCCATTTTTATCGTCACGGCATCCTACGTTGGCTGCAACCGCGACGTCGTCGTTGTTCTCTTTGTGCTCGGCATGGGTTTCATGGGCCTAGGTACTCCCGGGATTTTCATTAACCCGATAGATTTGAGTCCCAACCATTCTGGAACCGTCATGGGAATGAAGTCGACGATCAACGCTCTGGCAGGGATAGCCGCTCCGTATCTTATTGGCATTCTGACGCCGAATCAGACGGTTTCCGAGTGGAGAGTCGTATTCTGGATCTGCTTTGTCTCTTTCTTAGAATGTGCTCTCGTCTTCGTTATCTGGGGTAATGGAGAGATTCAGGACTGGAATAACccggattttcaatttcgactTGATAAACAACCGGTGACTAAAGTACAAGATGTCGAAGACGTTGCTAGGTCAGACATAACGGCTCAACTGCCGTCGAATTAA